The Cygnus atratus isolate AKBS03 ecotype Queensland, Australia chromosome 19, CAtr_DNAZoo_HiC_assembly, whole genome shotgun sequence genome includes a window with the following:
- the GARNL3 gene encoding GTPase-activating Rap/Ran-GAP domain-like protein 3 isoform X45 has protein sequence MELRSAEAVSSRLLGLTQRSVSEDLGCRRGEFSRKHYGSVELLISSDADGAIQRAGRFRVENGSSDENTEYTPGTWHRTDVHLENPEYYTRWYFKYFLGKGTDAEKNPFFLSVVLSDQNNQRVPQYHSILWRKTGTQKICLPYSPTKTLSVKSILSAMSLEKFEKSPREIFHPEIQKGSVNFKFGVLYAKDGQLTDDEMFSNDDTTGTCSIYTVYQGHEIMFHVSTMLPYSRENKQQVERKRHIGNDIVTIVFQEGEESSPAFKPSMIRSHFTHIFALVRYNKQNDSYRLKIFSEESVPLFGPPLPSPPVFTNHQEFRDFLLVKLINGEKATLETPTFSQKRQRTLDMLIRSLYQDLMPDLHKVNNMLNRRSFSDVLPESPKSTRKKEEARQAEFVRLGQALKLKTTVKGDTPATLATTSFCKKEPWESQSFCSNFPHEVVCADSWGQSLLVSTDAGILLIDDGQPSVQVFDKTLQIKQMHVLEALDLLIARTDKGCHLYAVNTHHGSELRIVVAIRNKLLLITKKYNPCNSVTSSSLLSLPESPVDEFQYIREICLSDPPVVMTLVDGPTGDSDNMICVAYRHQFDLVNESTGESYRLHHVEANKVNFVAAIDVYEDGEAGLLLCYNYVCQYRKVYPFNGGSPFIQSSAYDFHFSWNQVPYAVVCAFPYILAFTTDSIEIRLVVNGNLVHTAVVPELQLVASRSDIYFKATAAVRGSSHSSSKEMSSRSSPQTPTAYEMAECPLSSSEGEIPGKNLYKIPLSNLVGRSIERPLKSPLTPKVITTPTSSGVTSLPVTHSLSLSRMEIKEIASRTRKELLGLLDEPIPKMEGAQKQKKAPRRQSDPKQGAVRSTSSDRLISTSFESFSESRHLSTSSDPDTVANREESSPSSYPFHLTSLYDEDIIDLK, from the exons CTTATATCTAGTGATGCTGATGGAGCCATCCAAAGAGCTGGAAGATTCCGTGTGGAAAATGGCTCCTCTGATGAG AATACAGAATACACTCCAGGAACATGGCACAGAACGGATGTGCATTTGGAAAATCCAGAATATTATACAAGAtggtatttcaaatattttttaggaAAAG GTACAGATGCAGAGAAGAACCCTTTCTTTCTGTCCGTTGTACTCTCTGACCAAAATAATCAGCGTGTTCCCCAATACCATTCAattctttggagaaaaaca GGTACTCAGAAAATATGTCTCCCTTACAGTCCCACAAAAACATTATCAGTGAAATCTATATTGAG tgcTATGAGTCTTGAGAAATTTGAGAAGAGCCCAAGGGAAATTTTTCATCCCGAGATACAAAAG ggatctgtgaattttaaatttGGAGTCCTTTATGCTAAGGATGGGCAGCTTACAGATGATGAAATGTTCAGCAATG ATGATACAACAGGAACCTGTTCCATCTATACAGTTTACCAAGGGCATGAAATTATGTTCCATGTTTCAACCATGCTGCCGTATTCTAGAGAGAACAAGCAGCAG gtagaAAGGAAGCGGCATATTGGAAATGACATTGTCACTATCGTAtttcaggaaggagaagaatCTTCTCCAGCATTCAAGCCATCCATGATTCGCTCTCATTTTACAC ATATTTTTGCCTTAGTGAGATATAATAAGCAGAATGATAGTTACAG gctgaaaatattttcagaagaaagtgtTCCTCTCTTTGGGCCTCCACTTCCATCCCCCCCTGTGTTTACAAATCACCAGGAATTCAGGGATTTTTTGTTAGTGAAAT TAATAAATGGTGAAAAAGCCACCTTGGAAACCCCAACATTTTCTCAAAAACGTCAGCGCACTCTAGACATGCTGATCCGCTCTTTATACCAGGACCTGATGCCTGATCTACACAAGGTAAAT aacaTGCTCAATAGAAGGTCTTTCAGTGATGTGTTGCCAGAGTCCCCAAAATCAACAcggaaaaaagaagaagctcGGCAAGCAGAATTTGTCCGACTTGGTCAG GCGCTGAAATTGAAAACCACTGTGAAAGGGGATACACCAGCTACCCTGGCAACCACCAGCTTTTGTAAAAAGGAG CCTTGGGAGTCCCAATCTTTCTGCAGTAATTTTCCTCATGAGGTTGTCTGTGCAGATTCCTGGGGCCAGTCCTTGTTGGTTTCTACAGATGCTGGCATCTTGTTAATTGATG atggTCAGCCATCAGTTCAAGTATTTGATAAAACGCTCCAAATAAAGCAGATGCATGTGTTGGAAGCTCTGGATCTTTTGATTGCCCGAACAGACAAAG GCTGCCATTTGTATGCCGTTAATACTCACCATGGCAGTGAACTGAGGATTGTTGTGGCTATTCGGAACAAACTACTACTCATCACAAAGAAATACAATCCATGCAACAGTGTaaccagcagctctctgctATCATTACCTGAATCTCCAGTAGACGAGTTCCAGTACATCCGG GAAATATGCCTTTCTGACCCTCCAGTGGTTATGACACTGGTGGATGGACCTACTGGAGACAGTGACAATATGATCTGTGTGGCATATCGGCATCAGTTTGATTTAGTTAATGAGAGTACTGGGGAGTCCTATAGACTGCATCATGTTGAAGCAAACAAA GTTAATTTTGTTGCAGCTATTGATGTATATGAAGATGGTGAAGCTGGCCTACTGTTATGTTATAACT ATGTTTGCCAATATAGAAAGGTGTATCCTTTTAATGGAGGTTCTCCATTCATCCAGTCATCGGCTTATGACTTTCACTTTAGCTGGAATCAAGTTCCTTATGCTGTTG tctGTGCTTTCCCTTATATCCTTGCCTTCACTACTGATTCCATTGAGATCCGATTAGTGGTGAATGGAAACTTAGTCCACACAGCAGTTGTGCCTGAGCTTCAACTTGTAGCATCAAGG tcagatatttattttaaagctactGCTGCAGTAAGGGGATCATCTCATAGCAGTTCTAAGGAAATGAGTTCAAGGAGTTCTCCTCAAACACCGACGGCTTATGAAATGGCAGAAtgtcctctttcttcttcagaag gTGAAATCCCAGGCAAAAACCTGTACAAAATTCCTCTGAGTAATCTAGTTGGGCGAAGCATTGAACGACCTCTGAAGTCACCTTTGACTCCCAAAGTCATCACTACTCCAACATCTAGTGGTGTTACCTCTCTTCCTGTTACTCACTCACTATCCTTATCTCGTatggaaattaaagaaattgcaAGCAGAACACGTAAAGAATTGCTAG GCCTTTTGGATGAACCTATTCCCAAGATGGAAGGtgcacagaagcaaaaaaaggcTCCTCGAAGACAGTCAGATCCCAAGCAGGGAGCGGTAAGATCAACTAGTAGTGACAG ATTAATCTCAACctcttttgaaagcttttctgagAGTCGTCATCTTTCCACTAGTTCAGATCCTGATACTGTAGCAAACAGAGAGGAGAGCTCACCATCTAGCTATCCGTTCCATCTGACTTCTTTATACGATGAGGACATCATTGACTTGAAGTGA
- the GARNL3 gene encoding GTPase-activating Rap/Ran-GAP domain-like protein 3 isoform X16: protein MPFSGAPDSFTSSCCWCPAPLRVLCSVSEDLGCRRGEFSRKHYGSVELLISSDADGAIQRAGRFRVENGSSDENTEYTPGTWHRTDVHLENPEYYTRWYFKYFLGKVHQNYIGTDAEKNPFFLSVVLSDQNNQRVPQYHSILWRKTGTQKICLPYSPTKTLSVKSILSAMSLEKFEKSPREIFHPEIQKDLLVLEEQEVNGSVNFKFGVLYAKDGQLTDDEMFSNDDTTGTCSIYTVYQGHEIMFHVSTMLPYSRENKQQVERKRHIGNDIVTIVFQEGEESSPAFKPSMIRSHFTHIFALVRYNKQNDSYRLKIFSEESVPLFGPPLPSPPVFTNHQEFRDFLLVKLINGEKATLETPTFSQKRQRTLDMLIRSLYQDLMPDLHKVNNMLNRRSFSDVLPESPKSTRKKEEARQAEFVRLGQALKLKTTVKGDTPATLATTSFCKKEPWESQSFCSNFPHEVVCADSWGQSLLVSTDAGILLIDDGQPSVQVFDKTLQIKQMHVLEALDLLIARTDKGKDSRLLVFRLSAVQKDIETKQMIRSKYDCRENKLERTKGCHLYAVNTHHGSELRIVVAIRNKLLLITKKYNPCNSVTSSSLLSLPESPVDEFQYIREICLSDPPVVMTLVDGPTGDSDNMICVAYRHQFDLVNESTGESYRLHHVEANKVNFVAAIDVYEDGEAGLLLCYNYVCQYRKVYPFNGGSPFIQSSAYDFHFSWNQVPYAVVCAFPYILAFTTDSIEIRLVVNGNLVHTAVVPELQLVASRSDIYFKATAAVRGSSHSSSKEMSSRSSPQTPTAYEMAECPLSSSEGEIPGKNLYKIPLSNLVGRSIERPLKSPLTPKVITTPTSSGVTSLPVTHSLSLSRMEIKEIASRTRKELLGLLDEPIPKMEGAQKQKKAPRRQSDPKQGAVRSTSSDRLISTSFESFSESRHLSTSSDPDTVANREESSPSSYPFHLTSLYDEDIIDLK, encoded by the exons CTTATATCTAGTGATGCTGATGGAGCCATCCAAAGAGCTGGAAGATTCCGTGTGGAAAATGGCTCCTCTGATGAG AATACAGAATACACTCCAGGAACATGGCACAGAACGGATGTGCATTTGGAAAATCCAGAATATTATACAAGAtggtatttcaaatattttttaggaAAAG ttCATCAAAATTACATAGGTACAGATGCAGAGAAGAACCCTTTCTTTCTGTCCGTTGTACTCTCTGACCAAAATAATCAGCGTGTTCCCCAATACCATTCAattctttggagaaaaaca GGTACTCAGAAAATATGTCTCCCTTACAGTCCCACAAAAACATTATCAGTGAAATCTATATTGAG tgcTATGAGTCTTGAGAAATTTGAGAAGAGCCCAAGGGAAATTTTTCATCCCGAGATACAAAAG GATTTATTGGTTCTTGAAGAGCAAGAGGTAAAT ggatctgtgaattttaaatttGGAGTCCTTTATGCTAAGGATGGGCAGCTTACAGATGATGAAATGTTCAGCAATG ATGATACAACAGGAACCTGTTCCATCTATACAGTTTACCAAGGGCATGAAATTATGTTCCATGTTTCAACCATGCTGCCGTATTCTAGAGAGAACAAGCAGCAG gtagaAAGGAAGCGGCATATTGGAAATGACATTGTCACTATCGTAtttcaggaaggagaagaatCTTCTCCAGCATTCAAGCCATCCATGATTCGCTCTCATTTTACAC ATATTTTTGCCTTAGTGAGATATAATAAGCAGAATGATAGTTACAG gctgaaaatattttcagaagaaagtgtTCCTCTCTTTGGGCCTCCACTTCCATCCCCCCCTGTGTTTACAAATCACCAGGAATTCAGGGATTTTTTGTTAGTGAAAT TAATAAATGGTGAAAAAGCCACCTTGGAAACCCCAACATTTTCTCAAAAACGTCAGCGCACTCTAGACATGCTGATCCGCTCTTTATACCAGGACCTGATGCCTGATCTACACAAGGTAAAT aacaTGCTCAATAGAAGGTCTTTCAGTGATGTGTTGCCAGAGTCCCCAAAATCAACAcggaaaaaagaagaagctcGGCAAGCAGAATTTGTCCGACTTGGTCAG GCGCTGAAATTGAAAACCACTGTGAAAGGGGATACACCAGCTACCCTGGCAACCACCAGCTTTTGTAAAAAGGAG CCTTGGGAGTCCCAATCTTTCTGCAGTAATTTTCCTCATGAGGTTGTCTGTGCAGATTCCTGGGGCCAGTCCTTGTTGGTTTCTACAGATGCTGGCATCTTGTTAATTGATG atggTCAGCCATCAGTTCAAGTATTTGATAAAACGCTCCAAATAAAGCAGATGCATGTGTTGGAAGCTCTGGATCTTTTGATTGCCCGAACAGACAAAG GGAAAGACTCTCGTCTCCTCGTCTTCAGATTGAGTGCTGTCCAAAAAGATatagaaacaaagcagatgatAAGAAGCAAATAtgactgcagagaaaataaattggaGAGAACAAAAG GCTGCCATTTGTATGCCGTTAATACTCACCATGGCAGTGAACTGAGGATTGTTGTGGCTATTCGGAACAAACTACTACTCATCACAAAGAAATACAATCCATGCAACAGTGTaaccagcagctctctgctATCATTACCTGAATCTCCAGTAGACGAGTTCCAGTACATCCGG GAAATATGCCTTTCTGACCCTCCAGTGGTTATGACACTGGTGGATGGACCTACTGGAGACAGTGACAATATGATCTGTGTGGCATATCGGCATCAGTTTGATTTAGTTAATGAGAGTACTGGGGAGTCCTATAGACTGCATCATGTTGAAGCAAACAAA GTTAATTTTGTTGCAGCTATTGATGTATATGAAGATGGTGAAGCTGGCCTACTGTTATGTTATAACT ATGTTTGCCAATATAGAAAGGTGTATCCTTTTAATGGAGGTTCTCCATTCATCCAGTCATCGGCTTATGACTTTCACTTTAGCTGGAATCAAGTTCCTTATGCTGTTG tctGTGCTTTCCCTTATATCCTTGCCTTCACTACTGATTCCATTGAGATCCGATTAGTGGTGAATGGAAACTTAGTCCACACAGCAGTTGTGCCTGAGCTTCAACTTGTAGCATCAAGG tcagatatttattttaaagctactGCTGCAGTAAGGGGATCATCTCATAGCAGTTCTAAGGAAATGAGTTCAAGGAGTTCTCCTCAAACACCGACGGCTTATGAAATGGCAGAAtgtcctctttcttcttcagaag gTGAAATCCCAGGCAAAAACCTGTACAAAATTCCTCTGAGTAATCTAGTTGGGCGAAGCATTGAACGACCTCTGAAGTCACCTTTGACTCCCAAAGTCATCACTACTCCAACATCTAGTGGTGTTACCTCTCTTCCTGTTACTCACTCACTATCCTTATCTCGTatggaaattaaagaaattgcaAGCAGAACACGTAAAGAATTGCTAG GCCTTTTGGATGAACCTATTCCCAAGATGGAAGGtgcacagaagcaaaaaaaggcTCCTCGAAGACAGTCAGATCCCAAGCAGGGAGCGGTAAGATCAACTAGTAGTGACAG ATTAATCTCAACctcttttgaaagcttttctgagAGTCGTCATCTTTCCACTAGTTCAGATCCTGATACTGTAGCAAACAGAGAGGAGAGCTCACCATCTAGCTATCCGTTCCATCTGACTTCTTTATACGATGAGGACATCATTGACTTGAAGTGA
- the GARNL3 gene encoding GTPase-activating Rap/Ran-GAP domain-like protein 3 isoform X9 gives MELRSAEAVSSRLLGLTQRSVSEDLGCRRGEFSRKHYGSVELLISSDADGAIQRAGRFRVENGSSDENTEYTPGTWHRTDVHLENPEYYTRWYFKYFLGKGTDAEKNPFFLSVVLSDQNNQRVPQYHSILWRKTGTQKICLPYSPTKTLSVKSILSAMSLEKFEKSPREIFHPEIQKDLLVLEEQEGSVNFKFGVLYAKDGQLTDDEMFSNETGSESFQRFLHLLGDTITLKGWTGYRGGLDTKNDTTGTCSIYTVYQGHEIMFHVSTMLPYSRENKQQVERKRHIGNDIVTIVFQEGEESSPAFKPSMIRSHFTHIFALVRYNKQNDSYRLKIFSEESVPLFGPPLPSPPVFTNHQEFRDFLLVKLINGEKATLETPTFSQKRQRTLDMLIRSLYQDLMPDLHKVNNMLNRRSFSDVLPESPKSTRKKEEARQAEFVRLGQALKLKTTVKGDTPATLATTSFCKKEPWESQSFCSNFPHEVVCADSWGQSLLVSTDAGILLIDDGQPSVQVFDKTLQIKQMHVLEALDLLIARTDKGKDSRLLVFRLSAVQKDIETKQMIRSKYDCRENKLERTKGCHLYAVNTHHGSELRIVVAIRNKLLLITKKYNPCNSVTSSSLLSLPESPVDEFQYIREICLSDPPVVMTLVDGPTGDSDNMICVAYRHQFDLVNESTGESYRLHHVEANKVNFVAAIDVYEDGEAGLLLCYNYVCQYRKVYPFNGGSPFIQSSAYDFHFSWNQVPYAVVCAFPYILAFTTDSIEIRLVVNGNLVHTAVVPELQLVASRSDIYFKATAAVRGSSHSSSKEMSSRSSPQTPTAYEMAECPLSSSEGEIPGKNLYKIPLSNLVGRSIERPLKSPLTPKVITTPTSSGVTSLPVTHSLSLSRMEIKEIASRTRKELLGLLDEPIPKMEGAQKQKKAPRRQSDPKQGAVRSTSSDRLISTSFESFSESRHLSTSSDPDTVANREESSPSSYPFHLTSLYDEDIIDLK, from the exons CTTATATCTAGTGATGCTGATGGAGCCATCCAAAGAGCTGGAAGATTCCGTGTGGAAAATGGCTCCTCTGATGAG AATACAGAATACACTCCAGGAACATGGCACAGAACGGATGTGCATTTGGAAAATCCAGAATATTATACAAGAtggtatttcaaatattttttaggaAAAG GTACAGATGCAGAGAAGAACCCTTTCTTTCTGTCCGTTGTACTCTCTGACCAAAATAATCAGCGTGTTCCCCAATACCATTCAattctttggagaaaaaca GGTACTCAGAAAATATGTCTCCCTTACAGTCCCACAAAAACATTATCAGTGAAATCTATATTGAG tgcTATGAGTCTTGAGAAATTTGAGAAGAGCCCAAGGGAAATTTTTCATCCCGAGATACAAAAG GATTTATTGGTTCTTGAAGAGCAAGAG ggatctgtgaattttaaatttGGAGTCCTTTATGCTAAGGATGGGCAGCTTACAGATGATGAAATGTTCAGCAATG AAACTGGAAGTGAGAGCTTTCAGAGATTTTTGCATCTCTTGGGCGACACAATTACTTTGAAAGGCTGGACAGGCTACAGAGGAGGACTGGACACAAAAA ATGATACAACAGGAACCTGTTCCATCTATACAGTTTACCAAGGGCATGAAATTATGTTCCATGTTTCAACCATGCTGCCGTATTCTAGAGAGAACAAGCAGCAG gtagaAAGGAAGCGGCATATTGGAAATGACATTGTCACTATCGTAtttcaggaaggagaagaatCTTCTCCAGCATTCAAGCCATCCATGATTCGCTCTCATTTTACAC ATATTTTTGCCTTAGTGAGATATAATAAGCAGAATGATAGTTACAG gctgaaaatattttcagaagaaagtgtTCCTCTCTTTGGGCCTCCACTTCCATCCCCCCCTGTGTTTACAAATCACCAGGAATTCAGGGATTTTTTGTTAGTGAAAT TAATAAATGGTGAAAAAGCCACCTTGGAAACCCCAACATTTTCTCAAAAACGTCAGCGCACTCTAGACATGCTGATCCGCTCTTTATACCAGGACCTGATGCCTGATCTACACAAGGTAAAT aacaTGCTCAATAGAAGGTCTTTCAGTGATGTGTTGCCAGAGTCCCCAAAATCAACAcggaaaaaagaagaagctcGGCAAGCAGAATTTGTCCGACTTGGTCAG GCGCTGAAATTGAAAACCACTGTGAAAGGGGATACACCAGCTACCCTGGCAACCACCAGCTTTTGTAAAAAGGAG CCTTGGGAGTCCCAATCTTTCTGCAGTAATTTTCCTCATGAGGTTGTCTGTGCAGATTCCTGGGGCCAGTCCTTGTTGGTTTCTACAGATGCTGGCATCTTGTTAATTGATG atggTCAGCCATCAGTTCAAGTATTTGATAAAACGCTCCAAATAAAGCAGATGCATGTGTTGGAAGCTCTGGATCTTTTGATTGCCCGAACAGACAAAG GGAAAGACTCTCGTCTCCTCGTCTTCAGATTGAGTGCTGTCCAAAAAGATatagaaacaaagcagatgatAAGAAGCAAATAtgactgcagagaaaataaattggaGAGAACAAAAG GCTGCCATTTGTATGCCGTTAATACTCACCATGGCAGTGAACTGAGGATTGTTGTGGCTATTCGGAACAAACTACTACTCATCACAAAGAAATACAATCCATGCAACAGTGTaaccagcagctctctgctATCATTACCTGAATCTCCAGTAGACGAGTTCCAGTACATCCGG GAAATATGCCTTTCTGACCCTCCAGTGGTTATGACACTGGTGGATGGACCTACTGGAGACAGTGACAATATGATCTGTGTGGCATATCGGCATCAGTTTGATTTAGTTAATGAGAGTACTGGGGAGTCCTATAGACTGCATCATGTTGAAGCAAACAAA GTTAATTTTGTTGCAGCTATTGATGTATATGAAGATGGTGAAGCTGGCCTACTGTTATGTTATAACT ATGTTTGCCAATATAGAAAGGTGTATCCTTTTAATGGAGGTTCTCCATTCATCCAGTCATCGGCTTATGACTTTCACTTTAGCTGGAATCAAGTTCCTTATGCTGTTG tctGTGCTTTCCCTTATATCCTTGCCTTCACTACTGATTCCATTGAGATCCGATTAGTGGTGAATGGAAACTTAGTCCACACAGCAGTTGTGCCTGAGCTTCAACTTGTAGCATCAAGG tcagatatttattttaaagctactGCTGCAGTAAGGGGATCATCTCATAGCAGTTCTAAGGAAATGAGTTCAAGGAGTTCTCCTCAAACACCGACGGCTTATGAAATGGCAGAAtgtcctctttcttcttcagaag gTGAAATCCCAGGCAAAAACCTGTACAAAATTCCTCTGAGTAATCTAGTTGGGCGAAGCATTGAACGACCTCTGAAGTCACCTTTGACTCCCAAAGTCATCACTACTCCAACATCTAGTGGTGTTACCTCTCTTCCTGTTACTCACTCACTATCCTTATCTCGTatggaaattaaagaaattgcaAGCAGAACACGTAAAGAATTGCTAG GCCTTTTGGATGAACCTATTCCCAAGATGGAAGGtgcacagaagcaaaaaaaggcTCCTCGAAGACAGTCAGATCCCAAGCAGGGAGCGGTAAGATCAACTAGTAGTGACAG ATTAATCTCAACctcttttgaaagcttttctgagAGTCGTCATCTTTCCACTAGTTCAGATCCTGATACTGTAGCAAACAGAGAGGAGAGCTCACCATCTAGCTATCCGTTCCATCTGACTTCTTTATACGATGAGGACATCATTGACTTGAAGTGA